Proteins encoded together in one Chryseobacterium sp. G0201 window:
- a CDS encoding rhamnogalacturonan lyase, whose product MEYLKRGIVAMPAESGIFVSWRLLGTEAQNTHFDLYRTENNSTKKLNEKPLLNETNFLDKTADKAKNYTYFVKSNTQDKTVDDDSAKYVASQKPYFSIPLKTPAGYTPNDISVADLDGDGEYEIILHQTGQSRDNSQKGITDEPIIQAYKMNGTFLWEINLGKNIREGAHYTQFLVYDLDQDGKAEIVMKTADGSKDSKGKVIGDATKNYVNENGFILSGPEYLTVFNGETGEEINTVNYQVPRFAGSLNPTDEQMTETWGDAKGNRIDRFLGAVAYLDGKTPSVIMSRGYYTRTAIAAWDYKDKKLSLRWLFDTESSEENKKFRGQGNHNLSIADVDNDGKDEIVYGAMTVDDNGKVLNSTGYGHGDALHVGDLDPSNPGLEIFDIQERFDDAGAHFRDGKTGKVLWKLPSLIYSKQGKFQGPGRGLSLNIDPRYEGSECWAAGAGVKGLYDAKGNKISEKNPAVNMGIYWDGDFLSEILDGTSISKWDWKNEKSNLIFDAKDFQCESNNGTKKNPSLVADLFGDWREEVIYRTSDNKELRIFSSTIPTKHRLYTLMHNPQYRSSIVWQNVGYNQPPHTDYYLDESVKEVPKPNIFTVNPKK is encoded by the coding sequence ATGGAATATCTGAAAAGAGGAATCGTAGCAATGCCTGCAGAATCAGGCATTTTTGTAAGCTGGCGTTTGTTGGGAACAGAAGCTCAAAATACTCATTTTGATCTCTATCGAACTGAAAATAATTCAACCAAAAAATTGAATGAAAAGCCATTGCTCAACGAGACCAATTTTTTAGACAAAACAGCGGATAAAGCAAAGAATTATACCTATTTCGTGAAATCCAACACCCAAGATAAAACGGTAGATGATGATTCTGCGAAATATGTAGCTTCTCAAAAGCCGTATTTTTCTATTCCTTTAAAAACTCCAGCCGGATATACACCAAATGATATTTCTGTTGCAGATCTTGACGGCGATGGTGAGTATGAAATTATCCTCCATCAAACTGGACAATCCCGCGATAACAGTCAGAAAGGTATTACTGATGAGCCAATTATTCAGGCTTATAAAATGAATGGAACATTCTTATGGGAAATCAATTTAGGAAAAAACATCAGAGAAGGAGCGCATTACACACAGTTTCTGGTGTACGATCTGGACCAGGACGGTAAAGCAGAAATCGTGATGAAAACTGCAGATGGATCCAAAGACAGTAAAGGAAAAGTTATTGGAGATGCCACAAAAAATTACGTCAATGAAAACGGATTTATCCTTTCCGGTCCGGAATATCTGACTGTTTTTAACGGTGAAACAGGCGAAGAAATTAATACAGTCAATTATCAGGTTCCAAGATTTGCAGGGAGTCTAAATCCAACCGATGAGCAAATGACCGAAACCTGGGGCGATGCAAAAGGTAATAGAATAGACAGGTTTTTGGGCGCAGTTGCATATCTGGATGGTAAAACACCAAGTGTGATTATGTCAAGAGGTTATTATACTCGTACAGCAATTGCAGCTTGGGATTATAAAGATAAAAAATTGAGTTTAAGATGGTTATTTGATACCGAAAGTTCAGAAGAAAATAAAAAATTCCGCGGACAGGGAAATCATAATTTAAGTATTGCAGATGTTGATAACGACGGAAAAGATGAAATTGTCTATGGCGCAATGACCGTCGATGACAACGGAAAAGTTTTAAATAGTACAGGTTACGGTCACGGTGATGCTCTGCATGTTGGCGACCTAGATCCTTCAAATCCGGGATTGGAGATTTTTGACATTCAGGAAAGGTTCGACGACGCAGGCGCACACTTCCGAGATGGAAAAACAGGAAAGGTTTTATGGAAACTACCATCTTTAATTTATAGTAAACAAGGCAAATTCCAAGGTCCGGGAAGAGGTTTGTCTTTAAATATTGATCCTCGTTATGAAGGTTCTGAATGTTGGGCTGCCGGAGCCGGAGTTAAAGGTCTTTACGATGCAAAAGGAAACAAAATCAGCGAGAAAAATCCGGCCGTTAATATGGGAATTTATTGGGACGGAGATTTTTTAAGTGAAATTTTAGACGGAACTTCCATATCAAAATGGGATTGGAAAAATGAAAAATCAAATTTAATATTTGATGCTAAAGATTTTCAGTGTGAATCAAACAACGGAACCAAGAAAAATCCATCTTTAGTTGCAGATTTATTTGGAGATTGGAGAGAAGAAGTCATTTATAGAACCTCAGACAATAAGGAACTTCGAATTTTTAGTTCAACAATTCCTACGAAGCACCGTTTGTACACTTTGATGCACAATCCACAATATCGTTCGAGTATCGTTTGGCAAAATGTAGGCTACAATCAGCCTCCGCACACGGATTATTATTTGGATGAATCTGTTAAAGAAGTTCCAAAACCTAATATTTTTACAGTAAATCCAAAAAAATAA
- a CDS encoding glycoside hydrolase family 28 protein, which translates to MKFKNISKFLLSVFIIFFFSSAVKSQDKFPDGTAIPQWFRDNKQTDINKLGKKYILTDFGVKNDSTILQTKQVQAIIDNAAKNGGGVIIVPKGTFLISSIFFKQGTHLHLEKGAVLKGSDDINDFPVVTTRMEGQTVKYFPALVNADGLDGFTISGKGTLNGNGLRFWKSFWKRREWNPKCTNMDEMRPRIIYISNSKNVQIEDITVKNSPFWSTHYYKSQFVKLLNLTILAPKEPVKAPSTDAIDIDACSNFLVKNCYLSVNDDAIALKGGKGPKADKDPNNGENRNIIIENNTFGFCHSALTCGSESIHNYNIIFRNSTVKDASRLLHLKMRPDTPQHYEYITLDNIKGNVKTFLFVKGWSQFFDLKGEEAPKRRLANNIVLKNIDISCETAFDIEKSDLYELKDFTFENLNIKALKPKEENLDAIKNLKKIKVNVTKIASLNQSYDKKDDSDEGKK; encoded by the coding sequence ATGAAATTTAAAAATATATCAAAATTCCTATTATCAGTTTTTATAATTTTTTTCTTTTCATCAGCGGTGAAAAGTCAGGATAAATTTCCGGACGGAACAGCCATTCCACAATGGTTTAGAGATAATAAACAGACAGACATCAATAAATTAGGAAAAAAATATATTCTTACGGATTTTGGAGTTAAAAATGATAGCACTATACTTCAGACAAAACAAGTTCAGGCGATCATTGATAATGCTGCTAAAAATGGAGGCGGAGTTATCATTGTTCCAAAAGGAACATTCCTGATAAGTTCTATTTTTTTTAAACAAGGAACACATTTACATTTAGAAAAAGGAGCAGTTTTAAAGGGAAGTGATGATATTAATGATTTTCCGGTCGTAACAACAAGAATGGAAGGACAAACGGTAAAATATTTTCCGGCGCTTGTAAACGCTGACGGATTGGACGGTTTTACGATTTCAGGAAAAGGAACTCTTAACGGAAACGGACTACGATTCTGGAAATCATTTTGGAAAAGACGCGAATGGAATCCTAAATGCACCAATATGGATGAAATGAGACCTCGTATCATCTACATTTCAAATTCTAAAAACGTTCAGATTGAAGATATTACCGTAAAAAATTCACCTTTCTGGAGTACCCATTATTATAAAAGTCAGTTCGTAAAGTTATTAAATTTAACAATTTTAGCTCCAAAAGAGCCTGTAAAAGCGCCAAGTACAGACGCAATCGATATTGATGCTTGTTCAAATTTCTTGGTTAAAAATTGTTATCTATCAGTAAACGACGACGCTATTGCATTGAAAGGCGGAAAAGGTCCAAAAGCCGATAAAGATCCGAATAACGGCGAAAACAGAAACATCATCATTGAGAACAATACTTTTGGATTTTGCCATTCTGCATTGACTTGTGGAAGCGAATCTATCCACAATTACAATATTATTTTCAGAAACTCAACAGTGAAAGATGCTTCGAGATTGTTGCATTTGAAAATGCGTCCGGACACGCCACAACATTACGAATACATCACGCTTGATAATATCAAAGGAAATGTAAAAACGTTCTTATTTGTGAAAGGCTGGAGCCAATTTTTTGATTTGAAAGGAGAAGAAGCGCCGAAAAGGAGATTAGCAAATAATATTGTCTTAAAAAATATCGACATCAGTTGTGAAACAGCTTTCGACATTGAGAAATCAGACTTGTACGAGTTGAAAGATTTTACTTTTGAAAACCTAAATATAAAAGCGTTAAAACCTAAAGAGGAAAACTTGGACGCTATTAAAAATTTAAAGAAAATTAAAGTAAACGTTACCAAAATAGCTTCTCTCAATCAATCATACGATAAAAAAGACGATTCCGACGAAGGCAAAAAATAA
- a CDS encoding glycoside hydrolase family 2 protein, with protein sequence MNYSSKIFFLLCLCFQLLHAQSKEIQFLSGTDSEHTKEWDFWINGGRKSGNWDKIQVPSQWEQQGFGSYNYGRDYVTYGKNFKFNDEVGLYKHKFLVPNSWKGKSINIVFEGSMTDTEVKINGKPAGAIHQGAFYEFKYDISDKLNFGKENILEVKVSKMSADKSVNNAERLADYWILGGIFRPVYLEAVPKENISWTAIDAKADGTFRSNIHLKGIQAVNNLKVELFDAKNILVGESQLKIEKGDTLKQIQFSVKNPKLWTAETPNLYKAKFTLNKNKKNIYQTEEKFGFRTIEIRKGDGIYINGTKIKMKGINRHVWWPETGRAVSKNIDLMDVQLIKEMNMNAVRCSHYPPNRSFLKACDSLGLYVLDELAGWQKKYSTEVGKKLVREMVTRDANHPSIIFWSNGNEGGHNFDLDTEFAKYDLSNRPVIHAHHKPGNAFNGIDCNHYEDYYSTQKILEGENIYMPTEFLHAQDDGGGGTSLADYWELHWNSKKGAGGFIWAFADEGLVRTDFNNQIDVNAINAPDGVVGPHREKEGSFYAIREIYSPVKIDLKMLSNDFSGIIPVENRYHFTNLNECQFDWKLIKFKTPYSSESGFDVLQKGKAESPNIKPTEKGNINLNLPANWKESQALLLTATDPFGKEIYTWTWKISSNDEISKQFQKTLTKEFPVSVAENDSLFILKSDEKEFSFGKKDGLLKSVIIDKKGKKMTFRNGPVFVNGKVELSSIKSFAEGKNQLIEVSYKNGNKIIWKLNPDGILELNYEYALSGDYPFAGVSFDYPENYVISSKWLGKGPYHVWKNRTQGQTYNVWQNLKNSTRIGSSPWIYPEFKGYYDNVSWLQLDTAEGKITVGTKEEKMFVRLFDFYGIYGAEGYPKLPTGNISFLDAIPPLGTVLAFNINDKTESLGKESELNHLNGTFKRTLYFYFGLPNLGDENKQFTMPKENILTD encoded by the coding sequence ATGAATTATTCTTCCAAAATATTCTTTCTGTTATGTTTGTGCTTCCAGTTGCTGCATGCTCAAAGTAAGGAAATTCAATTCCTGAGCGGGACAGATTCTGAGCATACAAAAGAATGGGATTTTTGGATAAATGGAGGTCGGAAATCCGGAAATTGGGATAAAATTCAGGTTCCTTCTCAGTGGGAACAGCAGGGATTTGGCTCGTACAATTATGGAAGAGATTATGTGACTTATGGCAAAAACTTTAAATTTAATGATGAAGTAGGTTTATACAAACACAAATTTTTGGTTCCCAATTCATGGAAAGGAAAATCCATCAACATTGTTTTTGAAGGTTCAATGACCGATACCGAAGTGAAAATTAATGGAAAGCCTGCCGGAGCAATTCATCAAGGCGCTTTTTATGAGTTTAAATATGATATTTCAGATAAATTAAATTTCGGAAAAGAAAATATTCTAGAAGTCAAAGTTTCCAAAATGTCCGCCGACAAATCCGTCAACAATGCAGAACGTCTTGCCGATTATTGGATTTTGGGAGGGATTTTTCGTCCGGTTTATCTCGAAGCCGTTCCAAAAGAAAATATTTCGTGGACTGCGATAGATGCAAAAGCCGATGGAACTTTTCGCTCCAATATTCATTTAAAAGGAATCCAAGCAGTCAATAATTTAAAAGTAGAATTATTTGATGCTAAAAATATTCTGGTCGGTGAATCTCAACTTAAAATTGAAAAAGGAGATACTTTAAAACAAATCCAGTTTTCCGTTAAAAATCCCAAACTTTGGACGGCAGAAACTCCGAATTTATACAAAGCAAAATTTACTTTAAATAAAAATAAAAAAAACATCTATCAAACCGAAGAAAAATTCGGTTTCCGAACCATTGAAATCCGAAAAGGCGACGGAATTTACATCAACGGAACCAAAATCAAGATGAAAGGCATCAACCGACACGTTTGGTGGCCGGAAACTGGTCGAGCTGTCAGCAAAAACATTGATTTAATGGACGTTCAGCTTATCAAAGAAATGAATATGAATGCTGTACGTTGTTCGCATTATCCGCCCAATAGATCATTTTTAAAAGCTTGCGATTCGTTAGGATTGTATGTTTTGGATGAATTGGCGGGCTGGCAAAAAAAATACAGCACGGAGGTCGGAAAAAAGCTAGTGAGAGAAATGGTTACACGAGATGCCAATCATCCCTCAATCATTTTTTGGAGCAACGGAAACGAAGGCGGACATAATTTTGATTTGGATACAGAATTCGCGAAATATGATCTATCAAATCGCCCCGTCATTCACGCGCATCACAAACCGGGAAATGCTTTTAATGGAATTGATTGCAACCATTACGAAGATTATTACAGTACACAAAAAATTCTAGAAGGAGAAAATATTTATATGCCAACCGAATTTTTGCACGCTCAGGATGACGGCGGCGGCGGAACTTCTCTAGCCGATTATTGGGAACTTCACTGGAACTCAAAAAAAGGCGCCGGAGGTTTTATTTGGGCGTTCGCAGATGAAGGCTTAGTGAGAACCGATTTTAACAATCAAATAGATGTAAATGCCATTAACGCTCCGGATGGAGTTGTAGGTCCGCATCGTGAAAAAGAAGGAAGTTTTTATGCGATTCGCGAAATTTATAGTCCGGTAAAGATTGATTTGAAAATGTTATCGAATGATTTTAGCGGAATCATTCCTGTAGAAAATCGATATCATTTTACAAATTTAAATGAATGTCAGTTTGACTGGAAATTAATAAAATTTAAAACACCTTATTCCTCAGAGTCAGGATTTGATGTTCTGCAAAAAGGAAAAGCAGAATCTCCTAACATTAAACCTACAGAAAAAGGAAATATTAATTTAAATCTTCCTGCAAATTGGAAAGAAAGTCAGGCTTTATTATTAACGGCGACCGATCCTTTCGGAAAAGAAATTTATACCTGGACCTGGAAAATCTCGTCTAATGATGAAATTTCAAAACAGTTTCAGAAAACTTTAACCAAAGAATTTCCGGTTTCTGTCGCAGAAAATGATTCTTTATTTATTTTAAAATCAGATGAAAAAGAATTTTCATTTGGTAAAAAAGACGGATTATTAAAATCTGTCATTATCGATAAAAAAGGCAAGAAAATGACTTTCCGAAACGGACCTGTTTTCGTAAATGGAAAAGTAGAATTATCATCCATAAAATCTTTTGCGGAAGGAAAAAATCAACTCATTGAAGTATCCTATAAAAATGGAAATAAAATAATCTGGAAGCTGAATCCTGACGGAATTTTAGAATTAAATTATGAATATGCACTTTCAGGCGATTATCCGTTTGCAGGCGTAAGTTTTGATTATCCTGAAAATTATGTGATCAGCTCAAAATGGCTTGGAAAAGGTCCTTATCACGTCTGGAAAAACCGTACTCAGGGACAGACGTATAATGTTTGGCAAAATTTGAAAAACTCAACCAGAATAGGTTCTTCGCCTTGGATTTATCCTGAATTTAAAGGATATTATGATAATGTTTCGTGGTTGCAGCTAGACACCGCAGAAGGTAAAATCACGGTTGGAACAAAAGAGGAAAAGATGTTTGTAAGACTTTTTGATTTTTATGGAATTTACGGCGCAGAAGGTTATCCGAAATTGCCGACTGGAAATATTTCATTTTTAGATGCCATACCACCTTTGGGAACTGTTTTAGCATTTAACATTAACGATAAAACCGAATCTTTAGGAAAGGAAAGCGAACTGAATCATCTCAACGGAACTTTTAAAAGAACACTTTACTTTTATTTCGGATTGCCAAATTTAGGCGATGAAAATAAACAGTTTACAATGCCAAAAGAAAATATTTTAACGGATTAA
- a CDS encoding glycosyl hydrolase, with amino-acid sequence MNIKNIIKLSVICFVFGNLSAQNPWPKTTETAKPWTRWWWMGNAVDEKGLDKQLTTLNKAGFGGVEIVPIYGAKGFEKQYINYLSPEWMKMLQFTTNKAKSLNMGVDMAVGTGWPIGGPQVSEEDAATKMIVQTYTISSGEKFLEKIVLNDEKLKNLKTIKLDIVTAYNEKNEAVVLNDKITNDGSLNWKPDSGKWTIYAVFTGKTLQKVKRAAPGGEGYTLDHFSPVATVNYLKTFDKAFGNSNYGVRSFFNDSYEVYNADWTPDFKNEFKKRRGYDLSPYIKYLINNDENEVTTRVKSDYRQTLSELILHNFADNFTNWAHSKNSKNTNQAHGSPGNLLDLYAAVDIPESETFGSSIFEIPGLRRDTADIQKSDMPDFNMLKFASSAANVTGKKLTSNETFTWLTEHFKTSWSQAKPEVEQVFLSGINHVFYHGTTYTPADVPFPGWLFYASVNFVPENSLWPHLRGLNSYIERTQSVLQSGKSDNELLMYWPIYDQWASSKGKDIAFKVHNVEKWLQPTPFYEDLKKLGKMGYSLDMISDKMINESKSENQKIQTAKEGSSYQVLIIPELTYLPETTMNDILKLAQNGASIIFQNEPKYIPGNFEVEKRRNQLKSLWNQIPFQNQAENLKIASFGKGKIVLSSDVEKGLEYLKIQREKLTDTGLKFVRRQFDDGKYYLIVNHTSKEINQFVRINYTGKQTTIMDPENGDFGVAEMQNNSVRIQLKSGESLILKNSEAVDSSISKWKYAEKADAPIVLDQAWKLSFKEGGPELPKSRNLKKLEPWTNFSDDPATQSFSGTGVYTTTLSLKNKNADNYLLKFDKLYESAKVIVNGQDAGIVWSIPFEINIGKYLKKGKNTIQIEVCNLMANRIRYMDQKKIQWRNYHEINFVNIDYKPFDASNWKVQPSGLDGEIQIIPVTYSK; translated from the coding sequence ATGAATATTAAAAATATCATAAAACTCAGTGTCATCTGTTTTGTCTTCGGAAACCTTTCCGCACAAAATCCGTGGCCAAAAACTACCGAAACCGCAAAACCGTGGACACGCTGGTGGTGGATGGGAAATGCTGTTGATGAAAAAGGATTGGATAAACAGCTGACAACACTTAATAAAGCGGGTTTTGGAGGTGTTGAAATCGTTCCGATTTATGGCGCAAAGGGATTTGAAAAACAATATATCAATTATCTGTCTCCTGAATGGATGAAAATGCTTCAGTTCACCACAAACAAAGCAAAAAGCCTGAATATGGGCGTTGATATGGCGGTCGGAACAGGTTGGCCAATCGGAGGTCCGCAGGTAAGTGAAGAGGATGCTGCCACAAAAATGATTGTTCAGACTTATACAATTTCATCAGGTGAAAAATTTTTAGAAAAAATTGTTTTAAATGATGAAAAGCTTAAAAATTTAAAAACGATAAAACTCGACATTGTAACAGCTTACAACGAAAAAAATGAAGCCGTTGTCTTAAATGATAAAATCACAAACGACGGTTCTCTCAATTGGAAACCAGATTCCGGGAAATGGACGATCTATGCAGTTTTTACAGGTAAAACTTTACAAAAAGTGAAACGTGCAGCTCCGGGAGGGGAAGGATATACGTTAGACCATTTTTCGCCTGTCGCAACTGTAAATTATCTTAAAACTTTCGATAAAGCTTTTGGAAATTCCAATTATGGGGTGCGTTCTTTTTTTAATGACAGTTACGAAGTTTACAATGCCGACTGGACGCCTGATTTTAAAAATGAATTTAAAAAAAGGAGAGGATATGACCTAAGTCCGTACATCAAATATCTTATCAATAATGATGAAAACGAGGTAACGACAAGAGTTAAATCTGATTACAGACAGACGTTGAGCGAATTGATTTTACACAATTTTGCAGATAATTTCACCAACTGGGCGCATTCTAAAAACTCAAAAAATACCAATCAGGCGCACGGTTCACCTGGAAATTTACTGGATTTGTATGCCGCAGTCGACATTCCTGAATCTGAAACTTTCGGAAGTTCTATTTTTGAGATTCCGGGGTTGAGAAGAGACACCGCAGATATTCAAAAATCAGATATGCCTGATTTCAATATGTTGAAATTTGCTTCGTCAGCAGCCAATGTGACGGGCAAAAAATTAACGTCAAACGAGACTTTTACGTGGCTTACGGAACACTTCAAAACCTCTTGGTCACAAGCAAAACCAGAAGTTGAACAGGTGTTTTTATCGGGAATCAATCATGTTTTTTATCATGGCACGACATATACGCCTGCTGATGTTCCATTTCCGGGATGGTTGTTTTATGCCTCAGTAAATTTTGTTCCGGAAAATAGTTTGTGGCCACATTTGAGAGGACTAAACTCTTATATCGAACGTACTCAATCTGTTTTGCAAAGTGGAAAATCGGATAATGAACTGTTGATGTACTGGCCGATTTACGACCAATGGGCAAGTTCAAAAGGAAAAGATATCGCCTTTAAAGTTCATAACGTTGAAAAGTGGCTGCAACCAACACCGTTTTATGAAGATTTGAAGAAATTAGGCAAAATGGGATATTCTTTGGATATGATTTCGGATAAAATGATTAACGAATCAAAATCAGAAAATCAGAAAATTCAAACTGCAAAAGAAGGATCTTCTTATCAGGTTTTAATCATTCCGGAATTGACGTATTTGCCGGAAACTACAATGAATGATATTCTGAAATTAGCTCAAAATGGTGCTTCAATTATTTTCCAAAACGAACCAAAATATATTCCCGGAAACTTTGAAGTGGAGAAAAGAAGAAATCAATTAAAATCTTTGTGGAATCAAATTCCGTTTCAGAATCAAGCTGAAAATTTAAAAATTGCTAGTTTTGGAAAAGGAAAAATTGTTTTAAGTTCTGATGTAGAAAAAGGATTGGAATATTTAAAAATACAAAGAGAAAAATTAACGGACACCGGATTGAAATTTGTGAGAAGACAATTTGACGACGGAAAATATTATTTGATTGTCAATCACACTTCAAAGGAAATCAATCAATTTGTTCGTATTAATTATACAGGAAAGCAAACGACCATCATGGATCCTGAAAATGGAGATTTTGGAGTTGCCGAAATGCAAAATAATTCAGTTCGAATTCAGTTAAAATCCGGAGAATCTTTAATTCTGAAAAATTCTGAAGCTGTTGATTCTTCCATCTCAAAATGGAAATATGCAGAGAAGGCAGACGCTCCAATAGTTTTAGATCAGGCTTGGAAATTGAGTTTCAAAGAAGGCGGTCCCGAACTTCCGAAATCCAGAAATTTAAAGAAATTAGAACCTTGGACGAATTTTTCTGACGATCCTGCAACGCAAAGTTTTTCAGGAACAGGTGTTTACACCACGACTTTAAGCTTAAAAAACAAAAATGCGGACAATTATCTTTTAAAATTTGATAAACTGTACGAAAGTGCAAAAGTGATTGTCAATGGTCAGGATGCAGGAATTGTTTGGAGCATTCCTTTTGAAATCAACATCGGAAAATACCTGAAAAAAGGTAAAAATACCATACAAATAGAAGTTTGTAATTTAATGGCGAATAGAATTCGTTATATGGATCAGAAAAAAATTCAGTGGCGAAATTATCATGAAATTAATTTTGTTAATATCGATTACAAACCGTTTGACGCTTCCAATTGGAAAGTTCAGCCTTCTGGTTTGGATGGTGAAATTCAAATAATTCCAGTAACTTACTCGAAATAA
- a CDS encoding lacto-N-biose phosphorylase central domain-containing protein — protein sequence MKQTIFKKIALGTCFLVAGFYYSQNKPKVVLDNFFNNEKQQDKETGELKSMHYTWEDKTNGGFSLLGEIFTKQGAEISTLKTAPSKKDLKTANVYIIVDADIDKEAYGGKANLIDPASIKNLVKWVKDGGVLVLLSNDHGNSEFEHFNKLAGEFGIHFNDDSYNRVQKREFEQGKVMVPAGNEVFSEQKLYMKEVSSIDVKSPAKAILTAENKNIGAVAKFGKGTVFALGDPWCYNEYIDGKKLPADFTNYQGTEEWVKWLLEQVFKK from the coding sequence ATGAAGCAGACTATTTTTAAAAAAATTGCATTAGGAACCTGTTTTTTGGTGGCTGGTTTTTACTATTCTCAAAACAAACCAAAAGTTGTGTTGGATAACTTTTTTAATAATGAAAAACAGCAAGATAAGGAAACCGGAGAATTGAAATCCATGCATTATACTTGGGAAGATAAAACAAACGGCGGATTTTCTTTGTTGGGGGAAATCTTCACAAAACAAGGTGCGGAAATTAGTACTCTGAAAACGGCTCCCTCAAAAAAAGATCTGAAAACGGCCAATGTTTACATCATTGTAGATGCGGATATTGACAAAGAAGCTTATGGAGGAAAAGCAAATTTAATTGATCCGGCAAGCATCAAAAATCTGGTGAAATGGGTTAAAGATGGTGGCGTTTTGGTTTTGCTGAGCAACGATCACGGCAATTCTGAGTTTGAACATTTTAACAAATTGGCCGGAGAATTCGGAATTCACTTCAATGATGACAGCTACAATCGAGTTCAGAAAAGAGAATTTGAACAGGGAAAAGTAATGGTTCCGGCAGGAAACGAAGTTTTTTCTGAGCAAAAGTTATATATGAAAGAAGTGAGTTCTATTGACGTGAAATCGCCTGCCAAAGCAATTTTGACAGCAGAAAATAAAAACATTGGAGCTGTCGCAAAATTCGGAAAAGGAACTGTTTTCGCATTGGGTGATCCTTGGTGCTATAATGAGTATATCGATGGTAAAAAATTACCTGCAGATTTTACCAATTATCAGGGAACAGAAGAGTGGGTAAAGTGGTTACTGGAACAAGTTTTCAAGAAATAA
- a CDS encoding rhamnogalacturonan acetylesterase, whose product MMKKGTGFLMLFICSLMFAQQTTFKFDFGGERAENGFIPITSTSKFDKKIGYGFMDISNLKSVDNGGNTLTGDYITSDKPFYFSVAIPEGNYDIKLTLGDSKGTSETTIRVENRRLMLDDVKTKEKEIIEKSITVHVKDSIIRNQNGTQIGIVKLKPRETKYLHWDNLFTIEFNNKAPKVCALIIQPNKTAKTIYITGDSTVVDAQYEPWASWGQMLPYFFVPKEVVIANYAESGETLKAFEDRHRIDKIWNKIKPGDYLFIQFGHNDQKYGNSTKSGYRKRLQEWILKAKQLGAIPVLVTSMNRHVFDENNKIVNTLDDFPSAMREISKEENVYLIDLNAMSKMLFEAMGPENSKKAFVYYPANSYPNQPNALADDTHFNTYGAYELAKCVVKSIVDQKLPLSKFVSKNYKGFDLNKPDAVEKFHWPESIFMESLKPDGN is encoded by the coding sequence ATGATGAAAAAAGGGACAGGATTTTTGATGCTTTTTATTTGTTCGTTGATGTTTGCTCAACAAACGACTTTCAAGTTTGATTTTGGTGGTGAAAGAGCAGAAAACGGATTTATTCCAATCACTTCAACTTCAAAATTTGACAAGAAAATTGGCTACGGATTTATGGATATTTCCAACTTAAAATCCGTTGACAATGGAGGAAATACATTGACCGGAGATTATATTACAAGCGACAAGCCTTTCTATTTTTCGGTGGCGATTCCTGAAGGAAATTATGACATAAAATTAACGTTAGGCGACAGTAAAGGAACTTCCGAAACGACAATTCGTGTAGAAAATCGTCGTCTGATGCTGGATGATGTGAAAACAAAAGAAAAGGAAATTATTGAAAAATCAATTACCGTTCACGTTAAAGACAGTATCATTCGTAATCAAAATGGAACTCAGATCGGGATTGTAAAATTAAAACCGAGAGAAACAAAATACCTGCATTGGGATAATCTGTTTACGATTGAATTTAATAATAAAGCTCCAAAAGTTTGTGCATTAATCATTCAGCCTAATAAAACAGCTAAAACGATTTATATTACAGGAGATTCTACAGTTGTAGATGCGCAGTACGAACCTTGGGCTTCTTGGGGACAAATGTTGCCGTATTTTTTTGTTCCGAAAGAAGTTGTGATTGCCAATTATGCCGAAAGCGGCGAAACGTTAAAAGCCTTTGAAGACCGCCACCGAATTGATAAAATTTGGAATAAGATCAAGCCCGGAGATTATCTATTCATCCAATTTGGACATAACGACCAGAAATATGGAAACAGCACAAAATCCGGATATAGAAAAAGATTACAAGAATGGATTCTCAAGGCAAAACAATTAGGAGCAATTCCGGTTTTGGTTACTTCGATGAATCGTCATGTTTTTGATGAAAACAATAAAATTGTCAATACGTTGGATGATTTTCCTTCTGCGATGCGCGAAATTTCAAAAGAAGAAAATGTATATTTAATTGATTTAAATGCAATGAGTAAAATGCTTTTCGAAGCGATGGGACCGGAAAATTCTAAAAAAGCATTTGTCTATTATCCTGCAAATTCTTATCCCAATCAACCGAATGCTTTGGCAGATGACACTCATTTTAATACGTATGGAGCTTATGAATTGGCAAAATGTGTGGTAAAAAGTATCGTAGATCAGAAGTTGCCTTTGAGTAAATTTGTTTCCAAAAATTATAAAGGTTTTGATTTAAATAAACCTGATGCAGTCGAAAAATTTCATTGGCCTGAAAGCATCTTTATGGAATCTTTAAAACCTGATGGAAACTAG